Proteins co-encoded in one Nostoc sp. C052 genomic window:
- a CDS encoding polysaccharide biosynthesis tyrosine autokinase — MPSNEKDQNSLDLQQYLLILRRRWLVIAAVTASVFGVSTLIAIRQKPIYQAEGKLLFRKTDRVSLLTIPSAQAGELSGVTQLSSPLDTEAEIIRSNPIVKKTITSLSLTDKKGTPLGINEFLIKLKVKSIRGTDILAISYSSSDPEEAASVVNSVMKYYLANNISVNQSQARLAKKFLSNQLPEVDARVVKAEEALRQFKEENKIIALDQEATTGVERLNQLSGQITQAQSNLVDAETRSRLLQRQLKLNSLQAVDMGNLSQSKSVQEVLTEYQKVGSELAVAKTRYTNQHPTIINLTAKATSLKKQLAIRVSENVGSEKPVLTQNLQMGELKQTLTAQLIQSDVERSALANQIKVLQDAYAMSQKRLSVLPQLQQKQQQLERQLQVARGTYEELLKQSQQVDVVVNQNVGNAQVVSMALVPNKASDKITLALALGGFLGILLGVGIALMLEAMDQSLKTIEQAQQLFNYPLLGKIPYLAQKYKGGEAESLSELPMTERPYSVVNSAFEMLQTNLDFTVFDKPLKVITVVSSTQGEGRSFVAANLAVAKAHMGRRVLLIDADMRHSCQEEIWKLSNLIGLSNVLVNQAEFPCTTQEVMVNLDVLTVGTIPPNPAALLDSQRMTSLIQEAAKEYDCVIIDTPALSLFGDALMLSKLTDGILLVVRPAVVKLVVAKTVKTMLERSRSHVLGMVVNGVTTKSGSSYYHSKGTTVGKGLL; from the coding sequence ATGCCCTCTAATGAAAAAGACCAAAACTCTCTAGATTTGCAACAATACTTGCTGATTTTGAGAAGGCGTTGGCTAGTCATAGCTGCAGTGACTGCCTCTGTTTTTGGAGTGTCGACTTTAATTGCTATCAGGCAAAAACCAATTTATCAAGCAGAAGGCAAGTTGCTTTTCAGGAAAACCGACCGTGTTTCTTTGCTAACAATTCCCTCGGCACAAGCTGGAGAGTTGAGCGGTGTAACTCAACTAAGCAGCCCATTGGATACAGAAGCAGAGATAATTCGCTCCAATCCAATAGTTAAGAAAACCATTACTAGCCTAAGCCTGACAGATAAGAAAGGAACACCTCTAGGAATAAATGAGTTTCTCATAAAACTCAAGGTTAAAAGTATCCGAGGTACAGATATTTTGGCGATTTCTTACAGCAGTAGCGATCCAGAAGAAGCCGCGTCTGTTGTGAATTCAGTCATGAAATATTATCTGGCAAACAATATTAGCGTTAATCAATCCCAGGCAAGGCTTGCAAAGAAATTTTTGAGTAACCAATTGCCTGAGGTAGATGCAAGGGTAGTTAAAGCAGAGGAAGCTTTACGTCAATTTAAAGAAGAAAACAAGATAATTGCCTTAGACCAAGAAGCTACTACAGGTGTAGAAAGGCTCAATCAGTTATCTGGCCAGATAACTCAAGCTCAGTCAAACTTGGTAGATGCCGAGACTCGCTCACGGCTTCTGCAACGTCAATTGAAATTAAATTCGCTGCAAGCTGTGGATATGGGTAATTTAAGTCAATCAAAAAGTGTGCAAGAGGTGCTAACAGAATATCAGAAAGTGGGAAGCGAGTTAGCAGTGGCAAAGACCCGCTATACAAATCAACATCCAACGATTATTAATTTGACGGCAAAAGCAACATCTCTCAAGAAACAGTTAGCTATACGAGTTTCGGAAAATGTAGGCAGCGAAAAACCTGTACTAACGCAAAACTTACAGATGGGGGAACTCAAGCAGACTCTAACTGCTCAGTTAATACAGTCGGACGTGGAACGTTCAGCATTAGCCAATCAAATTAAGGTTTTGCAAGATGCATATGCAATGTCCCAAAAACGGTTGAGTGTCTTACCCCAATTACAACAAAAGCAGCAACAGCTAGAACGACAGTTGCAAGTAGCACGAGGAACTTATGAAGAACTACTAAAGCAATCGCAACAAGTGGATGTTGTCGTTAATCAAAATGTCGGTAATGCACAGGTGGTATCTATGGCTTTAGTTCCCAACAAAGCATCTGACAAAATTACACTTGCTCTTGCGCTGGGTGGATTTTTGGGAATTTTGCTAGGTGTGGGGATAGCTTTAATGTTGGAAGCTATGGATCAATCCCTGAAAACTATTGAGCAAGCTCAACAGCTATTTAATTATCCCTTACTCGGTAAAATTCCTTACTTAGCTCAAAAATATAAAGGTGGTGAGGCAGAGTCTTTATCAGAACTGCCAATGACAGAGCGTCCTTACTCAGTGGTAAATTCAGCCTTTGAGATGCTTCAGACGAACTTGGATTTTACCGTTTTTGATAAACCGCTAAAAGTAATTACTGTGGTTAGTTCAACTCAAGGTGAAGGCAGATCATTTGTGGCAGCTAATCTGGCAGTAGCTAAAGCACATATGGGACGCAGGGTATTGTTAATAGACGCAGATATGCGTCACTCTTGTCAAGAGGAAATCTGGAAATTATCTAACCTAATCGGATTGAGTAATGTTTTAGTCAATCAAGCGGAATTTCCCTGCACCACGCAAGAAGTAATGGTTAACTTGGATGTGCTAACTGTTGGTACAATTCCACCTAACCCAGCAGCATTACTAGATTCGCAGCGCATGACTTCCTTGATCCAAGAGGCAGCTAAAGAGTATGACTGTGTAATTATTGACACTCCTGCTTTGAGTTTGTTTGGTGATGCCTTGATGTTGAGTAAACTGACGGATGGGATATTGCTGGTTGTGCGTCCGGCAGTAGTTAAGTTGGTTGTTGCTAAAACTGTAAAGACGATGCTAGAGCGATCGCGATCGCACGTTTTGGGAATGGTGGTGAATGGGGTTACTACTAAAAGCGGGTCTAGTTACTATCACTCTAAGGGTACTACGGTGGGAAAAGGTCTGCTTTGA
- a CDS encoding sugar transferase, with product MTLTSYVSSPANTRLPNIIRSLPILLLLGDIFGLLICLVIAQWLRLAQPLDWLNLLPYGFVCITLATFYLADAYHPDRQIAGLRAPARIIVCNIVIAFFVSALIYLSGIAQHNPISWRSVFLPSLGIFTVWAIILRVVAVKLVRSQALKSRWLILGAEDNAIKFTQKLLELNPLGKLTVLAEENQKTIDLPKSNLSYQGSLSDLSQWSQKSWSGVIVTAQINFSKAQAQQLMQMRLRGIPVYTLPDVYETFWYKLPSSLLQDKWLAFSDGFSLMPGYFSMKLKRVIDLVLILFLLVLVSPLLLLVALLVRLDSPGPVLYSQQRSGLYGKPFRVYKFRSMYQDAEKLGAQWASQRDLRITRVGYWLRLLRIDELPQIWNVLRGEMSLIGPRPERPEFDIKLKEAIPYYEVRYLVKPGITGWAQVMYPYGASIEDAYQKLSYDLYYIKNYSIWLDLAIAFKTIRVVLLGKGR from the coding sequence ATGACTCTTACAAGTTATGTCAGTTCCCCTGCCAATACTAGGTTGCCAAATATAATCCGCAGCCTACCGATATTGCTCTTATTAGGGGACATTTTTGGGTTGCTCATTTGTTTGGTGATCGCCCAATGGTTGCGTTTAGCTCAACCCTTAGATTGGCTCAATCTATTGCCTTACGGATTTGTGTGCATAACACTTGCAACGTTTTATTTAGCAGATGCGTACCATCCAGATAGGCAAATTGCAGGTTTGAGAGCGCCTGCTCGAATTATTGTTTGTAACATTGTGATCGCATTTTTCGTTTCTGCCCTTATTTACTTGTCAGGTATTGCCCAACATAATCCGATATCGTGGCGGAGTGTCTTTTTACCTAGCTTGGGGATCTTTACCGTTTGGGCAATAATATTGCGCGTAGTAGCAGTGAAATTGGTGCGATCACAAGCTTTGAAAAGCCGTTGGTTAATACTAGGAGCGGAAGATAATGCAATCAAATTTACACAAAAATTGCTAGAACTTAATCCTTTAGGAAAGTTGACTGTTCTAGCAGAGGAAAATCAAAAAACCATAGACTTACCAAAAAGCAATCTGAGTTATCAGGGAAGTCTGAGCGATTTGTCGCAATGGAGTCAAAAATCATGGTCTGGGGTTATAGTTACAGCCCAGATAAACTTTTCCAAGGCTCAAGCACAACAGTTAATGCAGATGCGATTGCGAGGCATTCCAGTTTACACATTGCCGGATGTTTACGAAACATTTTGGTACAAACTACCCTCCTCGCTACTACAAGATAAATGGTTGGCTTTTAGCGATGGTTTTAGCCTAATGCCTGGTTACTTCAGCATGAAACTGAAGCGAGTTATCGATCTCGTATTGATCCTGTTTTTACTAGTATTAGTTTCACCACTTCTATTATTGGTTGCATTACTAGTTAGACTAGATAGCCCTGGCCCAGTATTGTACAGTCAGCAGCGAAGTGGCTTGTACGGTAAGCCATTTAGAGTTTATAAATTTCGCTCCATGTATCAGGATGCAGAAAAATTGGGGGCGCAATGGGCTAGTCAACGCGATCTACGAATCACCAGAGTCGGATACTGGCTACGTTTGTTGCGTATTGATGAGTTACCCCAAATATGGAACGTCTTACGGGGTGAAATGAGTCTGATTGGACCTCGTCCAGAACGACCAGAATTTGATATCAAACTCAAAGAAGCGATTCCCTACTATGAAGTTCGCTATTTGGTCAAGCCTGGAATTACAGGCTGGGCACAGGTTATGTATCCCTATGGAGCATCTATAGAAGATGCTTATCAAAAGCTATCATACGATCTGTACTACATCAAAAATTATTCCATTTGGTTGGATTTAGCGATCGCCTTCAAAACGATTCGAGTTGTTTTGTTAGGTAAAGGTAGATAA
- the galE gene encoding UDP-glucose 4-epimerase GalE — MKNKILVTGGAGYIGSHVVRQLGEVGYDVVVYDNCSTSSPASVLYGKLIIGDLVDSGHLYQVFAQHKFSAVLHFAASLIVPESVAHPLDYYANNTRNTLNLLRCCSVMGVNKFIFSSTAAVYGEVKNNPVTESNPTQPINPYGRSKLMSEWLIQDYAAVSSLNYVILRYFNVAGSEPSGLLGQMSPNVTHLIRAACDAALKRKPEVRIFGTDFPTPDGTAIRDYIHVEDLATAHLDALDYLEKGGESQIFNCGYGQGYSVQQVIERVKAISGVDFPVIAAPRRPGDPACVTACADKIRRVLDWQPKHNDLDEIIDTTITWEKHKSNLARQRHLNIAYA, encoded by the coding sequence ATGAAAAATAAAATATTGGTAACTGGCGGTGCTGGTTACATTGGCTCCCATGTAGTTCGCCAACTGGGGGAAGTTGGTTATGATGTCGTGGTCTACGATAACTGCTCTACAAGTTCACCAGCATCAGTACTATACGGGAAATTAATTATTGGCGATTTAGTAGACAGTGGACATCTTTATCAAGTTTTTGCCCAGCATAAATTCAGCGCAGTCTTACACTTTGCCGCTAGTCTAATTGTTCCAGAATCAGTAGCTCATCCCCTCGATTACTACGCCAACAACACCCGCAACACCTTAAATCTGCTGCGCTGCTGTAGCGTTATGGGTGTTAACAAGTTCATTTTTTCCAGCACAGCCGCAGTCTATGGAGAAGTAAAAAACAATCCTGTTACTGAGTCGAATCCCACACAGCCCATTAATCCTTACGGACGTTCAAAGTTGATGAGTGAGTGGCTGATCCAAGACTATGCAGCAGTATCTTCACTAAACTACGTAATTTTACGTTATTTTAATGTAGCAGGTTCTGAACCAAGTGGACTATTGGGGCAAATGTCACCGAATGTCACACACTTGATTCGAGCTGCTTGTGATGCAGCACTCAAGCGCAAGCCAGAAGTACGAATTTTTGGTACTGATTTTCCTACGCCCGACGGAACCGCAATTCGAGACTATATCCACGTTGAAGATTTGGCGACTGCTCACTTAGATGCTTTGGATTACTTAGAAAAAGGAGGGGAAAGCCAAATTTTCAACTGCGGTTATGGGCAAGGATACAGTGTGCAACAAGTTATTGAAAGAGTCAAGGCTATTTCTGGTGTAGACTTCCCCGTTATTGCCGCACCACGTCGTCCAGGCGATCCTGCCTGTGTTACAGCTTGTGCTGATAAAATCCGTAGGGTTTTGGATTGGCAACCGAAGCACAATGATTTAGACGAAATTATCGACACAACTATTACTTGGGAAAAACATAAGAGTAACTTGGCAAGACAAAGGCATCTAAATATCGCATATGCATAA
- a CDS encoding IS982 family transposase produces the protein MKVTSFSTQTSPMNSIDFGTLLTTIFVVVDDWYQKQVKKTTLLKPGVKVRMSDSEIMTLALVMDYLPFPGETQFLGFIRGNYFEWFPNLLDQSQFNRRLRKLDGMLENLRRSWVEQLVGESEKYFLLDTKPLPVLGLKRDKRHSDFAANATPGWCAAREMRYFGYKLVMLSTWNGIPIAYDIVPANTDERIAADGVLEMVSASDIYADKGFISADWQAAMPTAGFAYARRTGNRIWTLKRDNQHLQHSQGLKRFISRVRQRVEGVFHEIQNTGRNPERLLNKTVDGFCVHIAAKIASHTLRLLLRRRFGIDVLTFQSQPV, from the coding sequence ATGAAAGTTACCAGCTTTTCAACTCAGACTTCCCCCATGAATAGCATAGACTTTGGAACGCTATTAACGACAATCTTTGTAGTGGTAGATGATTGGTATCAAAAGCAAGTAAAAAAGACAACGCTCCTAAAACCAGGAGTTAAAGTAAGAATGAGCGATAGTGAAATCATGACACTAGCACTGGTAATGGATTATTTGCCTTTTCCGGGAGAAACACAGTTTCTGGGTTTTATCCGAGGAAATTACTTTGAATGGTTTCCCAATTTACTTGACCAAAGTCAATTCAATCGTCGCTTACGTAAGTTGGATGGAATGTTAGAAAACTTACGCCGTAGTTGGGTAGAGCAATTGGTTGGAGAAAGTGAAAAATATTTCCTTCTCGACACCAAACCATTACCAGTATTAGGACTCAAACGTGACAAGCGACATAGTGATTTTGCCGCAAATGCTACTCCTGGTTGGTGTGCCGCTAGAGAAATGCGTTATTTTGGCTACAAGCTAGTTATGCTGTCAACGTGGAATGGAATCCCCATTGCTTATGATATAGTGCCTGCTAATACAGATGAAAGAATTGCTGCTGATGGTGTTCTGGAGATGGTTAGCGCTAGTGATATTTACGCAGACAAAGGATTTATCTCTGCCGATTGGCAGGCCGCGATGCCTACGGCAGGCTTCGCCTACGCTCGTCGCACTGGTAATCGAATCTGGACACTCAAGCGCGATAACCAGCATCTTCAACATTCTCAGGGCTTGAAGCGCTTTATTAGTCGTGTTCGCCAGCGTGTAGAAGGTGTTTTTCACGAAATTCAAAACACTGGCCGTAATCCCGAACGCTTACTCAACAAAACTGTTGATGGCTTTTGTGTACATATTGCAGCCAAGATTGCATCTCATACTCTGCGTTTGTTGCTCCGTCGCCGTTTTGGTATTGATGTTCTCACTTTCCAGTCTCAACCTGTTTAA
- a CDS encoding transposase, whose product MPDILSLLQCLLPQINATTMRQFNQIILAMLAMSGRVTMLGISRWAGTGGSYRTMLRFFHTVIPWATLFWLFFRKHLFRANEVYLLVGDEVVVSKSGKKTYGLDRFFSSLASKPILGLSFFTLSLVSVEQRHSFPIRIEQVIKSDVEKSSLSSSLEIKPLEKRKRGRPKGSKNKNKTEVILTSELLRIKKMINEQVLLIANFIPLTYLVLDSHFGNNNALQMAGLVNLHIISKLRHDSALYIPYQYSDSNKRSRRKYGDKIDYCNIPDKYLCKSSMEDEVQTDVYQCTLLHKEFAQALNIVILVKINLKTNARSHIILFSSDLNLSYEKIIDYYRLRFQIEFNFRDAKQFWGLEDFMNLSQTAVANSANLAFFIVNLSHYLLADFQQLNPGSGIIDLKAYHRGFRYVREMLKMLPEIPEPILLTQIFAKLTALGRIHPVSTGVEPS is encoded by the coding sequence ATACCCGATATCTTATCACTGTTACAATGCCTGCTACCGCAGATCAACGCGACAACCATGCGGCAATTTAACCAAATAATCCTGGCTATGTTAGCGATGAGCGGACGAGTCACAATGTTGGGGATCTCTCGTTGGGCAGGCACTGGTGGTAGTTATCGGACGATGTTGAGATTCTTTCATACAGTAATCCCTTGGGCAACGTTGTTTTGGCTATTTTTCCGCAAGCATTTATTCCGTGCGAATGAGGTATATTTGCTTGTAGGAGATGAAGTTGTAGTGAGTAAATCAGGTAAAAAGACTTATGGGTTGGATAGATTCTTTTCCAGCCTAGCAAGTAAACCAATATTAGGGCTATCTTTCTTTACATTATCATTAGTAAGTGTTGAACAAAGGCACTCGTTCCCGATTCGGATAGAACAGGTAATCAAGAGCGATGTAGAAAAAAGTAGCCTGTCATCAAGCCTAGAAATAAAACCATTAGAGAAACGTAAGCGTGGAAGACCAAAAGGGAGTAAAAACAAGAATAAAACAGAGGTTATTCTCACATCTGAATTGCTAAGAATTAAGAAGATGATTAATGAGCAAGTCTTGTTAATAGCTAACTTTATCCCTCTGACATACTTAGTATTAGATAGTCATTTTGGGAACAATAATGCTTTGCAGATGGCAGGTCTTGTTAACTTGCACATAATTTCTAAGTTGCGCCACGATTCAGCATTATATATACCTTATCAATATTCTGACTCCAATAAGCGCTCTCGTCGTAAATACGGCGATAAAATTGACTACTGTAACATACCTGATAAGTATTTATGTAAAAGTAGTATGGAGGATGAAGTCCAAACTGATGTTTATCAATGCACTCTCCTTCACAAGGAATTTGCCCAAGCACTGAATATAGTTATTTTGGTCAAAATCAATCTTAAAACTAATGCTCGTAGTCATATAATCCTATTTTCTAGCGACCTAAATTTGTCATACGAAAAGATAATCGACTACTACAGACTGCGCTTCCAAATTGAGTTTAACTTCCGTGATGCCAAGCAATTTTGGGGATTGGAAGATTTTATGAATCTGAGCCAAACTGCTGTGGCTAATTCTGCTAATTTAGCATTTTTCATAGTCAATTTATCCCACTATCTTCTCGCTGATTTCCAGCAACTCAATCCCGGTTCCGGCATTATTGACCTTAAGGCTTACCATCGTGGTTTTCGATATGTTCGTGAAATGTTAAAAATGCTTCCCGAAATCCCTGAGCCTATTTTATTAACCCAGATTTTTGCCAAGCTTACTGCTTTAGGACGTATTCATCCCGTTTCCACTGGTGTTGAACCCTCGTAG